Genomic DNA from uncultured Desulfuromusa sp.:
GCTGCATGGCGGATTTTGATCTCCATGGGGGAATCGCCCATGGCGCGAGCCGTATTGCCGAACAGGGCCGATTGTTGTTCCGGACTCATAAGCCGGAACAGTGCCCCGGGCTGGCTGTAATGATCATCATCGTCTTCATAGTGGCTCCAGTGATCGGCCGCACCTTCGGTCGACAGTGGCGGCTCGGAAAAGTCCGGTTGCTCCTGCCATTCACCATAGCTGTTCGGCTCGTAGTGGAGTTTGCTGCCATGATTACCGTCGACACGCATGGCTCCGTCACGATGAAAGCTGTGAAACGGGCACCGGGGTTTGTTGACAGGAATCAGATGGTGATTGACACCCAGCCGGTAGCGCTGTGTATCGCCATATGAAAACAGTCTGCCCTGCAACATTTTATCGGGTGAAAAGCCGATACCCGGGACAATATTGGTCGGGTTAAAAGCTGCTTGCTCAACATCAGCAAAATAATTTTCCGGGTTGCGGTTCAGTTCCAGAACGCCGACATCTATCAGCGGATAGTCTTCATGCGGCCAGACCTTGCTTAGATCGAACGGGTTGAATGGGAATTTGGCGGCATCGGCCTCCGGGACAACTTGAATCTGCAGATTCCAGCGTGGGAAATCTCCGGCTTCAATGTTGTCGTAAAGATCTCGCTGATTACTTTCCCGACATTTGCCGATAACCTTTTCGGCTTCCTCGTCGGTCAGGCATTTGATTCCTTGCTGGGTTTTAAAATGGAACTTGACCCAGTAACGTTTCATGTCCGCACTGATCAAACTATAGGTATGGCTGCCATAACCGTTCATGTGCCGGAAGGAATAGGGAATCCCCCGATCGCTCATGGTAATGGTCACCTGATGGAGGGCCTCAGGCAGCAGCGTCCAGAAGTCCCAGTTGTTTTGTGCGCTGCGAAGATTGGTCCGCGGATCGCGTTTTACCGCATGGTTCAGATCGGGAAATTTGTAGGGATCTTTAAGGAAGAAAACCGGGGTATTATTGCCGACCAGATCCCAGTTCCCTTCTTCCGTATAGAATTTCATCGCAAAACCGCGGATATCGCGTTCTGCATCTGCCGCGCCACGCTCACCCGCTACAGTAGAAAAGCGGACAAAGCATTCTGTTTTCTTGCCTATTTCCGAGAAAATTTTTGCTTTGGTATATTGACTGATGTCATGGGTTACAGTGAAGTGTCCGAAAGCGCCGGAACCTTTGGCGTGCATCCGCCGTTCCGGGATAACTTCACGGTCGAAGCTGGCCATTTTTTCCTGAAACCAGACATCCTGCATCAGCATCGGCCCGCGTGGTCCGGCGGTCATGACGTGGTTGTTGTCGGCGACCGGTGCTCCTGCATTGGTTGTCAATAGCTTCGATTTGTCAGGGTTTTTCTTGTCCATGATCCTCTCCTTGTTGAAATGCACCCATGGTATTCATTTCAGGGTGCGTTGACAGATACACTTGGATAATCACAGATTACTTTTAACACCTCGCTCAGGAAAGTCAATGTTTAATAATAATAATTATCAATAATGGGTGATGAAAATTATTTTCGTTGTTTCTGGCAGGATGGGCAGACACCGAAGAATTCGAGTTGAGAGGAGAGGATTTGATAGCCTGAAAGTTTTTCAATTTCAGCTGTGATCTGATCAAGGAGATCAATATCCGGTTCAATAATAGTGTTGCATTTGCTACAAATCAGATGGGGGTGGGGATAGGGTTTTTTACCATCGTAGCGGTTGTGACCGGAACTGAAACCGATTTCAAGAATCTCTTCAAGTTCTTTCAGCAGGGAGACCGTTTTATAGACCGTTGCAAGGCTTATGGCCCGGAATGTTTTCCTGACTTCCTCATAGACCATTTCCACGCTTGGATGCTTGTCACTGTTCAGAAAGGCTTCAATAATGGCAATTCGCTGAGAAGTGATACGACAGTTGCGTTCTCGGAGCTTGGTGAGAATGTCGTCAAGACGGGATTGAGAATCTTTCACAATCACTCCAGCAGAGGGATATCATATTCAAGGGGTATTATAATAAATAATCACTTGTCCTTGGATAATTACAAAATTAAATATGACTGTCAATGTTACACTTGGTTTCTACTTTTACAAGGTGGTTTTGGTTAAATTGATGGATCCATTAATCCGACAAATAATATTCAATGGTTGATACTACGCGAATTTTCTTGATGTGTGGATGATTGTTGTTCCGGGCTCTGATGCTGAATTGTCCTTGCGATGCCCGTTTGATTTTGCCGAGCTTACTTTGGGAGTCGGATGCAAATTTTTCAGCGACTTCCCGCGCTTTTCTGGTGGCTTCTTCAATCATTTCCGGTTTGATTTCGTTCAAACGGGAAAAAATATATTCTGTCCGGGCCTGATGATTGCCTCCGGTAAAGACGATGCCCCTCTTCCCCAGCTCTGACAGTTTCCCCATGACAGAACGGACGGCTTCAATATTATGAGAATAGACAGTCACCGTTTGGACCGCCGTGTAACGAAACTCGGCCCTGGCATTGTTGCCATATTGTTGCGCCGATTTATCTGTTATGGCAGGAGATGAGAAGGTCAGCTCGGCAGGGGTGATCCCATTTTTTACAAGGAACTCCTGAATGTTCGCGGTGCTTTGCTCAATGGAGCCATATAAACTTTCGAGATCGTTTCCCGCTGCAGTAAACTGGATTGGCCATATGACGGTATCGGCATTTTGCTCACGTTCAGACAAACCCTTGACCGTTACACTCCGATCATATTGTTTAAAATCGACTACCGCATTTCCCAGCAGAAATCCTAAGGACGACAAGCCAATAAAAATAAAGATACCCAGGATAAAGGCGCTTGCGTTGGTCTGTGTTTTCACGGAATTCTCCTTAAACGATCATTGCGGGGGCATAATACCAAAACCAATAAGTGGGGTTTTCAGTATTATGCCCCCAGAGTTGTACACTGTCATTTGCTTCGCAAAGACAGGACATACAAGGTTTGTTGCTGCTACAGAATCTCTTGCTGGCCACTGAAGTATTTCATGAACTGGACTCTTTCGTATATGGCCGGGTCGGTGCTCTTGTCCTGACTCATCTTGCCACGGAAATCTTCAAGGGTTTCGTATTCGTGCCGGATCATCCAGTCTTCAAGCTTGTCGAGCATGGTTTGGATGCAGGTTGGGCCGTTTTTATACAATGCAGATACG
This window encodes:
- a CDS encoding SIMPL domain-containing protein (The SIMPL domain is named for its presence in mouse protein SIMPL (signalling molecule that associates with mouse pelle-like kinase). Bacterial member BP26, from Brucella, was shown to assemble into a channel-like structure, while YggE from E. coli has been associated with resistance to oxidative stress.); protein product: MKTQTNASAFILGIFIFIGLSSLGFLLGNAVVDFKQYDRSVTVKGLSEREQNADTVIWPIQFTAAGNDLESLYGSIEQSTANIQEFLVKNGITPAELTFSSPAITDKSAQQYGNNARAEFRYTAVQTVTVYSHNIEAVRSVMGKLSELGKRGIVFTGGNHQARTEYIFSRLNEIKPEMIEEATRKAREVAEKFASDSQSKLGKIKRASQGQFSIRARNNNHPHIKKIRVVSTIEYYLSD
- a CDS encoding Fur family transcriptional regulator, which codes for MKDSQSRLDDILTKLRERNCRITSQRIAIIEAFLNSDKHPSVEMVYEEVRKTFRAISLATVYKTVSLLKELEEILEIGFSSGHNRYDGKKPYPHPHLICSKCNTIIEPDIDLLDQITAEIEKLSGYQILSSQLEFFGVCPSCQKQRK
- a CDS encoding catalase, which gives rise to MDKKNPDKSKLLTTNAGAPVADNNHVMTAGPRGPMLMQDVWFQEKMASFDREVIPERRMHAKGSGAFGHFTVTHDISQYTKAKIFSEIGKKTECFVRFSTVAGERGAADAERDIRGFAMKFYTEEGNWDLVGNNTPVFFLKDPYKFPDLNHAVKRDPRTNLRSAQNNWDFWTLLPEALHQVTITMSDRGIPYSFRHMNGYGSHTYSLISADMKRYWVKFHFKTQQGIKCLTDEEAEKVIGKCRESNQRDLYDNIEAGDFPRWNLQIQVVPEADAAKFPFNPFDLSKVWPHEDYPLIDVGVLELNRNPENYFADVEQAAFNPTNIVPGIGFSPDKMLQGRLFSYGDTQRYRLGVNHHLIPVNKPRCPFHSFHRDGAMRVDGNHGSKLHYEPNSYGEWQEQPDFSEPPLSTEGAADHWSHYEDDDDHYSQPGALFRLMSPEQQSALFGNTARAMGDSPMEIKIRHAANCYKADPAYGEGVANAMNIPLDKLK